One Pseudorasbora parva isolate DD20220531a chromosome 4, ASM2467924v1, whole genome shotgun sequence genomic region harbors:
- the LOC137073679 gene encoding dentin sialophosphoprotein-like, protein MDKVYLLPLGHYGMWFICERINERNEKNSSSSSNSSSSNNSSSNSSSSSSSSNSSSSNNSSSNSSSSSSSNSSSSSSSNSSSSSSSSSSSKSSSSSSSNSSSSNSSNSSSSNSSSSSSNSSSSSSSSSNSSSSSSSSSSNSSSSSSSSNSSSSSSSSNSSSSNSSSNSSSSSSSSSSNSSSSSSSSSNSSSSSSSSNSSSSSSSSSNSSSSISSSNNSSSSSSISSNSSSSSSSSINGSSSSSNSSNSSSSNSSSSSSSSSSINSSSSSSSNSSNSSSSNSSSSSSSSSNSNSSSSSSSSSNSSSSSSISNSSSSSSSSNISNRSSSSSSSNSSSSSSSSNSSSSSSSSSSNSNSSSSSSNSSSNSSSSSNSRSSSSSSSNSSSSSSSSNSSSSSSSSNSSSSSSNSSNSSSSSSSSNSSSSSSSSSNSSSSSSSSNSSSSSSSSSSNSSSSSSSSSNSSSSSSSN, encoded by the exons ATGGATAAAGTGTATCTGCTACCTCTAGGGCACTACGGGATGTGGTTTATATGCGAGAGGATAAATGAAAGGAATGAGAAAAA cagcagcagtagtagtAATAGCAGTAGCAGCAACAACAGTAGTagtaatagcagcagcagcagcagtagtagtaatagcagcagcagcaacaacagtagtagtaatagcagcagcagcagtagtagtaatagtagcagcagcagtagtagtaatagtagcagcagcagcagcagtagtagtagtagtaaaagtagcagcagtagtagtagtaatagtagcagCAGTAATAGCAGCAACagcagtagtagtaatagtagcagcagcagtagtaatagtagcagcagcagcagtagcagtagtaatagcagcagcagtagtagtagtagtagtagtaatagtagcagcagcagtagtagtagtaatagtagcagcagcagtagtagtagtaatagtagcagCAGcaatagtagtagtaatagtagcagcagcagcagcagtagtagtagtaatagtagcagcagcagcagtagtagtagtaatagtagcagcagcagtagtagtagtaatagtagcagcagcagcagtagtagtagtaatagtagcagCAGCAtcagtagtagtaataatagtagtagcagcagcagcattagtagtaatagtagcagcagcagcagtagtagtATTAATGgtagcagcagcagtagtaatagcagcaacagcagtagtagtaatagtagcagtagcagcagcagcagtagtagtattaatagtagcagcagcagcagtagtaatagcagcaacagcagtagtagtaatagtagcagcagcagcagcagcagtagtaatagtaatagtagcagcagcagcagtagtagtagtaatagtagcagcagcagtagtaTTAGTAATagtagcagcagcagtagtagtagtaatatcaGCAACAGAAGTAGCAGCAGTAGCAGCagtaatagcagcagcagcagtagtagtagtaatagtagcagcagcagcagcagtagtagtagtaatagtaacagcagcagcagtagtagtaatagtagcagcaacagcagtagtagtagtaatagtagaagcagcagcagcagtagtagtaatagtagcagcagcagcagtagtagtaatagtagcagcagcagtagtagtagtaatagtagcagcagcagcagtaatagtagtaatagtagcagcagcagtagtagtagtaatagtagcagcagcagcagtagtagtagtaatagtagcagcagtagtagtagtagtaatagtagcagcagcagcagcagtagtagtagtaatagtagcagcagcagcagtagtagtagtaatagtagcagcagcagtagtagtaat